One Littorina saxatilis isolate snail1 linkage group LG12, US_GU_Lsax_2.0, whole genome shotgun sequence genomic region harbors:
- the LOC138983357 gene encoding uncharacterized protein, with protein MLPQIKARYDNRVSRKLPSADNFDPRAYEDRVHTAEKEALFAELLSKELPDAAVLECLVDSSQDPSETTDADEQLLQHSVAARTMDITSQGDIDRDFDCVVDALRSEQETLQRIEKATRGQNNNPLWYVMRQGRVTASDMKRACSRHTTLCGKPDTDCTKLVDHILGKRTDFDTPALAWERKKDKKAREHYCRVEKKKHKNFTLSERGLQISSIENPSWDAQWMVLYHALVLVTVRS; from the exons ATGCTGCCCCAGATTAAAGCCAG GTATGATAACAGAGTTTCTCGTAAGCTTCCGTCTGCAGACAACTTTGATCCACGGGCTTATGAAGACAGAGTGCATACTGCTGAGAAGGAAGCCTTGTTTGCTGAATTACTTTCCAAG GAGCTGCCCGATGCTGCAGTGCTAGAGTGCTTGGTTGACAGTAGCCAGGATCCAAGTGAGACCACTGATGCAGATGAACAGCTTCTGCAGCATTCTGTTGCAGCAAGGACCATGGATATCACTTCACAAGGCGACATAGATCGTGactttgattgtgttgttgatgctcTGCGTTCAGAGCAAGAGACGCTGCAGCGGATTGAGAAAGCAACTCGCGGACAGAATAACAATCCGCTGTGGTACGTTATGAGGCAGGGCCGTGTGACTGCCTCCGACATGAAGCGCGCCTGTTCTAGACACACCACCCTGTGTGGGAAGCCCGACACGGACTGTACAAAATTAGTAGATCACATCCTGGGGAAACGGACAGACTTTGACACTCCAGCTTTGGCTTGggaaaggaagaaagacaaaaaagcAAGAGAGCACTATTGTCgcgtggagaaaaaaaagcataaaAACTTTACACTCAGTGAAAGAGGGTTACAGATTTCCAGTATAGAAAACCCTTCTTGGGATGCTCAGTGGATGGTCTTGTATCATGCTCTTGTACTGGTCACAGTGAGAAGTTGA
- the LOC138983215 gene encoding ATP-dependent DNA helicase pif1-like translates to MQRISFLRCLIYGPTFCLRFLAKSPADVPILVSAPTGAAAYNIAGHTLHSAFLLPLGGSQYDDYIRLSNEKLTAVREKLGAIQILVIDEISMVGADMLLTIHRRLCDIKGCTEPFGGVSVLAVGDLLQLPPVAQRAVFLPPSDEVAAIYGSLWQAHFLMAELTTIMRQDNNSVFAKLLHRVRKGEQTPDDVELLQARVVDSDEPPFPDDTTHVFAYNRQVSSSAVTIQSIRRTQSINQQVGEHNKKLLERLPGPVFILQASDSTKDTQTGRINSASFDLNAGGLPKETTLAVDAKVMLTKNIDVSDELVNSAAGIITGFLPRPDDSPSYKPKYVLVRFNDSRVGANTRSTHRAILPDRESTPIPAVEAQVQIRKQSKVTGKRTQFPLCLAWAVTIHKEQGKTEDRLVVCCEGRFQPGQFYTAISRTRTLDGLHFVGPLPSSIAVNRKSLAEMERMATAARFRDEVTLMTTTNDTQFRMAFLNICSLNAHSASLLANRYLASMHFVGIAETWLTAHDDTTHMPGFHTIRQDHPQSVPGKRRGGLMVYMENDMVLMTQVLVPLMDLEHITLLVTFKPDPSKRLCLCVVYKRPRISHPNFLVSLERLLHTIPLQAMPTIVTGDFNTDQCSQTAQMQAS, encoded by the exons ATGCAAAGGATTTCTTTTTTAAGGTGTCTCATTTATGGTCCAACATTCTGTCTTAGATTCTTGGCCAAAAGCCCTGCGGACGTCCCGATCCTAGTGAGCGCCCCAACAGGAGCTGCCGCCTATAACATCGCAGGCCACACACTGCACAGCGCATTCCTGCTGCCACTTGGGGGAAGCCAGTACGACGACTATATCAGACTCTCCAACGAAAAACTGACAGCTGTAAGAGAGAAGTTGGGCGCTATTCAAATACTCGTCATCGATGAGATCTCAATGGTTGGCGCGGACATGCTCCTCACAATCCACAGGAGGCTCTGTGACATTAAAGGCTGCACAGAACCATTTGGTGGCGTCTCCGTCCTGGCTGTTGGGGATCTCCTTCAGCTACCCCCTGTGGCGCAAAGAGCGGTCTTTCTTCCTCCGTCAGACGAGGTTGCTGCCATTTATGGATCCCTGTGGCAAGCACATTTCTTGATGGCAGAACTGACCACCATCATGCGCCAGGACAACAACTCCGTCTTTGCCAAACTCCTACATCGCGTGCGAAAGGGAGAACAAACGCCTGATGACGTTGAACTGTTGCAAGCACGAGTGGTTGACTCTGATGAGCCGCCCTTTCCTGACGACACCACTCATGTCTTTGCCTACAACAGACAGGTGAGCTCAAGCGCGGTTACTATACAATCAATTAGAAG AACCCAATCAATTAATCAACAGGTAGGTGAGCACAACAAGAAACTTCTTGAGCGGCTCCCTGGTCCAGTGTTCATCCTGCAGGCGTCAGACTCGacgaaagacacacagacaggaagaATAAACTCCGCGTCCTTTGACTTAAACGCCGGTGGACTGCCCAAAGAAACAACCCTTGCTGTCGACGCCAAGGTGATGTTGACCAAAAACATCGACGTCAGTGATGAACTCGTCAACTCCGCTGCAGGCATCATCACTGGATTTCTGCCACGTCCGGACGACAGTCCTTCGTACAAGCCCAAGTACGTGCTGGTGCGTTTTAACGACAGCAGAGTTGGTGCCAACACCAGATCCACCCACCGCGCCATTCTCCCTGATCGTGAATCAACGCCAATTCCTGCAGTAGAAGCCCAAGTGCAAATCAGAAAACAGAGCAAGGTGACAGGTAAACGCACTCAATTCCCTCTGTGTTTGGCCTGGGCTGTCACCATCCACAAAGAACAGGGGAAAACTGAAGACAGGTTAGTGGTCTGCTGCGAGGGGCGTTTCCAACCTGGTCAGTTCTACACTGCCATCAGCAGGACCAGAACCCTCGACGGACTCCATTTCGTTGGCCCACTGCCGTCGTCAATCGCTGTCAACAGAAAGTCCTTGGCTGAAATGGAGCGAATGGCAACGGCAGCTCGCTTCCGAGATGAAGTGACCCTCATGACCACTACCAACGACACCCAGTTCCGGATGGCGTTCCTGAACATCTGCTCCCTCAATGCACACAGCGCGAGTCTACTGGCAAACCGGTACCTCGCGTCCATGCATTTTGTAGGGATTGCGGAGACATGGCTGACTGCCCATGATGACACCACGCACATGCCCGGGTTTCACACCATCAGGCAAGACCACCCCCAGTCCGTGCCCGGAAAAAGAAGAGGCGGTCTGATGGTGTACATGGAGAACGATATGGTGCTCATGACACAAGTCCTAGTACCACTCATGGACTTGGAGCACATTACTTTGCTCGTAACCTTTAAACCAGACCCGTCCAAAAGACTGTGCCTGTGCGTGGTGTACAAGAGGCCAAGAATCAGCCATCCTAACTTCCTCGTTTCCCTGGAACGCCTCCTCCACACGATACCGCTGCAAGCCATGCCGACAATCGTGACAGGGGACTTCAACACAGACCAATGCTCTCAAACAGCACAAATGCAAGCCAGTTGA